The following proteins come from a genomic window of Lolium rigidum isolate FL_2022 chromosome 5, APGP_CSIRO_Lrig_0.1, whole genome shotgun sequence:
- the LOC124658328 gene encoding uncharacterized protein LOC124658328, which yields MGRKLPPFTPAGTSTETAGRRSRKRKAPSFPPLSACKHRRTPEVSGWASLPTDLIHLVTTRLLAVDVVDYIAFRAVCSGWRASTHDARDPTLRELQLRPRGWIALCDGDAVRPDDACEITFFHTRTSRRLRVHLPELQRHRIVGFTDGLVVLLHKRTTAIRVLHPFTRVVVDFPSLVPVFHEVLFKNRRSVLDMNAAVCSASATSIAVVAWFPWSSVLLGAEAGRSSWEVLYQGYSLRSILPFQGRLYAIKGSSREIMQLYPRTPHPVIAYLPVYLCDPRLCGYFIVESGGRVLLVVRHLIAPSPGMEPWQQITFNLYTLDIDRRKLIPVSCLGKNALFLHNDRCLSVSARDLPSVSSNSIYFSICRDPVMVYSLRTGFSERLAVSCLIHDMNVRIRPSVRPFTIIDHLLTYCHPYEWTKGLMFHEYHYIPESFEELKKNIKVKDSQVSISRMSACRSEGRNRLAAAHSTQ from the exons ATGGGGAGGAAGCTTCCCCCTTTCACCCCCGCTGGGACGTCGACAGAGACAGCTGGGAGAAGAAGTAGGAAGCGCAAAGCTCCCTCCTTTCCCCCGCTCTCCGCCTGCAAGCACCGGCGGACCCCCGAGGTAAGCGGCTGGGCTTCCCTCCCCACCGACCTCATTCATCTCGTCACCACCCGCCTGCTGGCCGTCGACGTGGTGGACTACATCGCCTTCCGCGCCGTGTGCTCCGGCTGGCGCGCCTCCACGCACGACGCGCGCGACCccactctgcgggaactgcaactCCGGCCACGCGGATGGATCGCTCTATGCGATGGCGACGCTGTCCGGCCGGACGACGCCTGCGAGATCACCTTCTTCCACACGCGTACCAGCAGGCGCCTCCGTGTCCACCTACCGGAGCTCCAGCGCCACAGGATCGTAGGCTTCACAGACGGACTCGTCGTCCTTCTCCacaagcgcaccaccgccatccgGGTGCTCCATCCCTTCACGCGAGTCGTGGTCGACTTCCCGTCCCTCGTCCCCGTCTTCCACGAGGTGCTGTTCAAGAACCGGAGGTCTGTGCTCGACATGAATGCTGCGGTCTGCAGCGCATCCGCCACCTCCATTGCCGTTGTGGCCTGGTTCCCATGGTCGTCCGTGCTGCTCGGCGCCGAGGCTGGCCGTTCAAGCTGGGAGGTCCTCTACCAAGGATATAGCCTTAGGAGCATCTTGCCCTTTCAAGGAAGGCTTTACGCCATCAAGGGATCGTCAAGAGAGATCATGCAGCTTTACCCGAGAACACCCCATCCTGTGATTGCTTATCTTCCGGTTTATTTGTGCGATCCGAGGTTATGCGGTTACTTCATTGTTGAGTCCGGTGGGCGTGTACTGCTTGTTGTCCGCCATTTAATCGCACCGTCCCCTGGCATGGAGCCATGGCAACAAATCACTTTTAATCTGTATACACTGGACATCGACCGCCGTAAGCTGATCCCAGTGAGCTGCCTCGGCAAAAACGCGTTGTTCCTGCACAATGATCGGTGCCTGTCTGTTTCAGCAAGGGACCTCCCTTCTGTGAGCAGCAACTCCATTTACTTCTCCATATGCCGTGACCCCGTCATGGTGTACTCGTTAAGGACTGGTTTCTCCGAGCGGCTAGCAGTGTCCTGCCTAATACATGACATGAATGTTAGGATCCGCCCCTCGGTGCGCCCCTTCACCATTATTGATCATCTTCTCACCTACTGCCATCCTTATGAATG GACAAAAGGACTCATGTTTCATGAGTACCATTACATACCTGAATCATtcgaggagctgaagaagaacatCAAGGTTAAAGATTCACAAGTGTCGATTTCACGCATGTCGGCGTGTCGATCTGAAGGAAGAAACAGGCTCGCTGCAGCTCACAGTACACAGTGA